One region of Pagrus major chromosome 7, Pma_NU_1.0 genomic DNA includes:
- the fmnl3 gene encoding formin-like protein 3 isoform X2: MGNIESVDGQSEMKHHIMPLKVPMPDPTELEEKFAIVLNSMNLPPDKARLLRQYDNEKKWDLICDQERFQVKNPPHTYIQKLRGYLDPGVTRKKFRRRVQESTKVLRELEISLRTNHIGWVREFLNDENRGLDVLVEYLSFAQCAVIYGTVSNSKTIKNSRLVSQKDDVHVCIMCLRAIMNYQYGFNMVMSHAHAVNEIALSLNNKNSRTKALVLELLAAVCLVRGGHEIILSAFDNFKEVCKEKHRFERLMDYFRCEEGNIDYMVACMQFINIVVHSVEDMNFRVHLQFEFTKLGLDDYLEKCKHTESDKLSVQIQAYLDNVFDVGGLLEDAETKNAALEKVDELEEHLSHVTEKLLEVENETMMKVADLEKLLLQKDKDLQVIRETYESTNTQVNTLRRVIKEKDAAFQRHFNIERRLLELEQQGTIRLHKKPDGDISIEPLGVGGVGSGGLGIPLGNIGQLSLGPSAGLTGPGGPDTSLPPASEAPPPPPPPPPPPPPLPSASGANVPAPPPPPPLAPPLPDASPSVILSLGLSAIRIKKPIKTKFRLPVFNWTALKPNQINGTVFNEIDDERVLEELDLERFEELFKTRAQGPIVDITCTKNKVAQKAVNKVTLLDANRSKNLAITLRKANKTTEEICKAIEKFDLKALPVDFVECLMRFLPTEAEVKVMRQYERERRPLDQLAEEDRFMLLFSKIERLTQRMNIITFVGNFADNIGLLTPQLNAIIAASGSVKSAPKLKRMLEIILALGNYMNSSKRGCVYGFKLQSLDLLLDTKSTDRKMTLLHYIALIVKEKYPELANFHNELHFVDKAAAVSLENVLLDVRELGKGMDLIRRECSLHDHSVLKGFLQSSDAQLEKLQKDAKTAEEAFNNVVNYFGESAKTTPPSVFFPVFVRFIKAYKDAVEDNEQRKKQEQAMREKLLAEEAKQHDPKVQAQKKRHQQQELIAELRKRQAKDHRPVYEGKDGTIEDIITVLKSVPFTARTAKRGSRFFCEANLCDDANC; the protein is encoded by the exons aaCTCTATGAACCTGCCTCCAGACAAAGCCCGGCTCCTCAGACAGTACGACAATGAGAAGAAGTGGGACCTGATTTGCGACCAG GAGAGGTTTCAGGTGAAGAATCCGCCTCACACCTACATCCAGAAGCTACGAGGCTACTTAGACCCTGGAGTCACACGAAAG AAGTTTCGCAGGCGGGTGCAGGAATCTACAAAAGTCTTGAGGGAGCTGGAGATCTCACTGAGGACAAACCACATCGG GTGGGTCAGGGAGTTCCTCAATGATGAGAACAGAGGTCTTGACGTCCTGGTGGAGTACCTCTCCTTTGCCCAGTGTGCTGTCAT CTATGGCACGGTTTCCAACAGCAAAACCATCAAGAACTCCCGCCTCGTGAGCCAGAAAGATGATGTGCATGTCTGCATCATGTGCTTGAGAGCAATCATGAACTATCAG TACGGCTTCAATATGGTCATGTCTCACGCACACGCAGTCAATGAAATTGCTCTCAGCTTGAACAATAAGAACTCACG GACAAAAGCCTTGGTCCTTGAGCTGCTGGCCGCCGTCTGTCTTGTCCGAGGAGGTCACGAGATCATCCTCTCAGCGTTTGACAACTTCAAAGAG GTGTGTAAGGAGAAGCATCGCTTTGAGAGACTGATGGACTACTTCCGCTGTGAGGAGGGAAACATCGACTACATG GTCGCTTGCATGCAGTTCATCAACATTGTGGTCCACTCGGTGGAGGACATGAACTTCAGAGTCCATCTACAGTTTGAATTCACCAAGCTGGGACTGGATGATTACCTGGAG AAATGCAAACACACGGAGAGTGACAAGCTGTCGGTGCAGATCCAGGCCTACCTGGATAACGTGTTTGATGTGGGTGGTCTGCTGGAAGACGCGGAGACGAAGAATGCAGCCCTGGAGAAGGTGGATGAACTGGAGGAGCACCTGTCCCAT GTGACGGAGAAGCTGCTGGAGGTTGAGAATGAAACGATGATGAAAGTGGCCGATCTGGAGAAGCTGCTCCTTCAGAAGGACAAGGACCTGCAAGTGATACGG GAGACCTACGAGTCGACCAACACCCAGGTCAACACCCTGAGGAGGGTAATCAAGGAGAAGGACGCCGCCTTCCAGAGGCACTTCAACATCGAGAGGCGGCTGCTGGAGCTCGAGCAGCAAGGCACCATTCGTTTGCACAAGAAGCCTGATGGAGACATCTCCATCGAACCGCTGGGTGTGGGTGGTGTTGGGAGCGGCGGCCTCGGGATCCCACTGGGTAACATCGGGCAGCTGTCTCTGGGTCCGTCAGCTGGATTAACAGGACCAGGAGGACCAGACACCAGTTTACCACCAGCCAGTGaagctcctccacctcctcccccacctccaccacctcctcctcctctcccctctgccTCAG GCGCGAATGTACcagccccaccaccaccacctcctctcgCTCCACCTCTGCCAGACGCTTCTCCCTCTGTTATCCTGAGTCTTGGCCTCTCAG CTATCAGAATCAAGAAGCCTATCAAGACCAAATTCCGCCTGCCTGTGTTTAACTGGACGGCCTTGAAGCCCAATCAGATCAATGGCACGGTCTTCAACGAGATTGACGATGAACGTGTGCTGGAG GAGCTGGATCTGGAGAGGTTTGAGGAGCTGTTTAAGACCAGAGCCCAGGGTCCGATTGTGGATATCACCTGCACAAAGAACAAAGTAGCCCAGAAGGCGGTAAACAAAGTCACCCTTCTCGACGCCAATCGCTCCAAGAACTTAGCCATCACTCTGCGGAAGGCTAACAAGACCACAGAAGAGATCTGCAAAGCAATAGAGAA atttgatCTCAAGGCCTTACCTGTGGACTTTGTGGAGTGCCTGATGCGTTTCCTCCCCACGGAGGCGGAGGTGAAGGTCATGCGTCAGTACGAGCGTGAGCGGCGTCCGCTGGACCAGCTCGCAGAGGAGGATCGCTTCATGTTGTTATTCAGCAAGATCGAGAGGCTCACGCAGAGAATGAACATCATCACATTTGTCGGTAACTTTGCTGACAACATCGGCTTGCTCACGCCACAGCTCAATGCCATCATCGCTGCTTCTGGCTCAGTGAAGTCTGCACCAAAGCTGAAAAGAATGCTCGAG ATCATCTTAGCTTTGGGAAACTACATGAACAGCAGTAAGCGAGGCTGCGTTTATGGCTTCAAATTACAAAGTCTTGATCTG CTGCTGGACACAAAGTCTACAGACAGGAAGATGACTTTGCTCCACTACATAGCTCTCATTGTGAAAGAGAAGTACCCCGAACTGGCCAACTTCCACAATGAACTGCACTTTGTGGATAAAGCTGCAGCAG TGTCTCTGGAAAATGTGCTGCTCGACGTTCGAGAGCTGGGGAAAGGCATGGACCTGATCAGGAGAGAGTGCAGCCTCCATGACCACTCAGTCCTGAAAGGCTTCCTCCAGTCCAGCGATGCACAGCTGGAAAAGCTGCAGAAGGACGCCAAGACAGCAGAG GAAGCCTTCAACAATGTGGTGAACTACTTCGGAGAGAGTGCCAAGACGACTCCGCCCTCAGTTTTCTTCCCCGTGTTTGTGCGCTTCATCAAAGCCTACAAG GATGCAGTGGAAGACAACgaacagaggaagaagcaggAGCAGGCGATGAGAGAGAAGTTGCTCGCTGAGGAGGCTAAACAGCATGACCCCAAG GTCCAGGCCCAGAAGAAGAGGCATCAGCAACAGGAGCTGATCGCAGAGCTGCGCAAGCGGCAAGCCAAAGACCACCGGCCCGTGTACGAGGGGAAGGACGGCACTATTGAGGACATAATCACAG tACTGAAGAGCGTGCCCTTCACAGCCCGCACTGCTAAACGCGGCTCACGGTTCTTCTGTGAAGCCAACCTCTGTGACGACGCCAACTGCTAG
- the fmnl3 gene encoding formin-like protein 3 isoform X1 translates to MGNIESVDGQSEMKHHIMPLKVPMPDPTELEEKFAIVLNSMNLPPDKARLLRQYDNEKKWDLICDQERFQVKNPPHTYIQKLRGYLDPGVTRKKFRRRVQESTKVLRELEISLRTNHIGWVREFLNDENRGLDVLVEYLSFAQCAVMLDFEGLENGEDGFLDKAKSWSRSIEDLHHTTQPFCNTLVRSARQSVLRYGTVSNSKTIKNSRLVSQKDDVHVCIMCLRAIMNYQYGFNMVMSHAHAVNEIALSLNNKNSRTKALVLELLAAVCLVRGGHEIILSAFDNFKEVCKEKHRFERLMDYFRCEEGNIDYMVACMQFINIVVHSVEDMNFRVHLQFEFTKLGLDDYLEKCKHTESDKLSVQIQAYLDNVFDVGGLLEDAETKNAALEKVDELEEHLSHVTEKLLEVENETMMKVADLEKLLLQKDKDLQVIRETYESTNTQVNTLRRVIKEKDAAFQRHFNIERRLLELEQQGTIRLHKKPDGDISIEPLGVGGVGSGGLGIPLGNIGQLSLGPSAGLTGPGGPDTSLPPASEAPPPPPPPPPPPPPLPSASGANVPAPPPPPPLAPPLPDASPSVILSLGLSAIRIKKPIKTKFRLPVFNWTALKPNQINGTVFNEIDDERVLEELDLERFEELFKTRAQGPIVDITCTKNKVAQKAVNKVTLLDANRSKNLAITLRKANKTTEEICKAIEKFDLKALPVDFVECLMRFLPTEAEVKVMRQYERERRPLDQLAEEDRFMLLFSKIERLTQRMNIITFVGNFADNIGLLTPQLNAIIAASGSVKSAPKLKRMLEIILALGNYMNSSKRGCVYGFKLQSLDLLLDTKSTDRKMTLLHYIALIVKEKYPELANFHNELHFVDKAAAVSLENVLLDVRELGKGMDLIRRECSLHDHSVLKGFLQSSDAQLEKLQKDAKTAEEAFNNVVNYFGESAKTTPPSVFFPVFVRFIKAYKDAVEDNEQRKKQEQAMREKLLAEEAKQHDPKVQAQKKRHQQQELIAELRKRQAKDHRPVYEGKDGTIEDIITVLKSVPFTARTAKRGSRFFCEANLCDDANC, encoded by the exons aaCTCTATGAACCTGCCTCCAGACAAAGCCCGGCTCCTCAGACAGTACGACAATGAGAAGAAGTGGGACCTGATTTGCGACCAG GAGAGGTTTCAGGTGAAGAATCCGCCTCACACCTACATCCAGAAGCTACGAGGCTACTTAGACCCTGGAGTCACACGAAAG AAGTTTCGCAGGCGGGTGCAGGAATCTACAAAAGTCTTGAGGGAGCTGGAGATCTCACTGAGGACAAACCACATCGG GTGGGTCAGGGAGTTCCTCAATGATGAGAACAGAGGTCTTGACGTCCTGGTGGAGTACCTCTCCTTTGCCCAGTGTGCTGTCAT GTTGGATTTTGAGGGGCTGGAGAATGGGGAGGATGGCTTCTTGGACAAGGCTAAATCTTGGAGCAGGTCCATTGAGGATCTGCACCATACGACTCAACCCTTCTGCAACACGCTGGTGCGCTCTGCCCGCCAGTCTGTCCTCCG CTATGGCACGGTTTCCAACAGCAAAACCATCAAGAACTCCCGCCTCGTGAGCCAGAAAGATGATGTGCATGTCTGCATCATGTGCTTGAGAGCAATCATGAACTATCAG TACGGCTTCAATATGGTCATGTCTCACGCACACGCAGTCAATGAAATTGCTCTCAGCTTGAACAATAAGAACTCACG GACAAAAGCCTTGGTCCTTGAGCTGCTGGCCGCCGTCTGTCTTGTCCGAGGAGGTCACGAGATCATCCTCTCAGCGTTTGACAACTTCAAAGAG GTGTGTAAGGAGAAGCATCGCTTTGAGAGACTGATGGACTACTTCCGCTGTGAGGAGGGAAACATCGACTACATG GTCGCTTGCATGCAGTTCATCAACATTGTGGTCCACTCGGTGGAGGACATGAACTTCAGAGTCCATCTACAGTTTGAATTCACCAAGCTGGGACTGGATGATTACCTGGAG AAATGCAAACACACGGAGAGTGACAAGCTGTCGGTGCAGATCCAGGCCTACCTGGATAACGTGTTTGATGTGGGTGGTCTGCTGGAAGACGCGGAGACGAAGAATGCAGCCCTGGAGAAGGTGGATGAACTGGAGGAGCACCTGTCCCAT GTGACGGAGAAGCTGCTGGAGGTTGAGAATGAAACGATGATGAAAGTGGCCGATCTGGAGAAGCTGCTCCTTCAGAAGGACAAGGACCTGCAAGTGATACGG GAGACCTACGAGTCGACCAACACCCAGGTCAACACCCTGAGGAGGGTAATCAAGGAGAAGGACGCCGCCTTCCAGAGGCACTTCAACATCGAGAGGCGGCTGCTGGAGCTCGAGCAGCAAGGCACCATTCGTTTGCACAAGAAGCCTGATGGAGACATCTCCATCGAACCGCTGGGTGTGGGTGGTGTTGGGAGCGGCGGCCTCGGGATCCCACTGGGTAACATCGGGCAGCTGTCTCTGGGTCCGTCAGCTGGATTAACAGGACCAGGAGGACCAGACACCAGTTTACCACCAGCCAGTGaagctcctccacctcctcccccacctccaccacctcctcctcctctcccctctgccTCAG GCGCGAATGTACcagccccaccaccaccacctcctctcgCTCCACCTCTGCCAGACGCTTCTCCCTCTGTTATCCTGAGTCTTGGCCTCTCAG CTATCAGAATCAAGAAGCCTATCAAGACCAAATTCCGCCTGCCTGTGTTTAACTGGACGGCCTTGAAGCCCAATCAGATCAATGGCACGGTCTTCAACGAGATTGACGATGAACGTGTGCTGGAG GAGCTGGATCTGGAGAGGTTTGAGGAGCTGTTTAAGACCAGAGCCCAGGGTCCGATTGTGGATATCACCTGCACAAAGAACAAAGTAGCCCAGAAGGCGGTAAACAAAGTCACCCTTCTCGACGCCAATCGCTCCAAGAACTTAGCCATCACTCTGCGGAAGGCTAACAAGACCACAGAAGAGATCTGCAAAGCAATAGAGAA atttgatCTCAAGGCCTTACCTGTGGACTTTGTGGAGTGCCTGATGCGTTTCCTCCCCACGGAGGCGGAGGTGAAGGTCATGCGTCAGTACGAGCGTGAGCGGCGTCCGCTGGACCAGCTCGCAGAGGAGGATCGCTTCATGTTGTTATTCAGCAAGATCGAGAGGCTCACGCAGAGAATGAACATCATCACATTTGTCGGTAACTTTGCTGACAACATCGGCTTGCTCACGCCACAGCTCAATGCCATCATCGCTGCTTCTGGCTCAGTGAAGTCTGCACCAAAGCTGAAAAGAATGCTCGAG ATCATCTTAGCTTTGGGAAACTACATGAACAGCAGTAAGCGAGGCTGCGTTTATGGCTTCAAATTACAAAGTCTTGATCTG CTGCTGGACACAAAGTCTACAGACAGGAAGATGACTTTGCTCCACTACATAGCTCTCATTGTGAAAGAGAAGTACCCCGAACTGGCCAACTTCCACAATGAACTGCACTTTGTGGATAAAGCTGCAGCAG TGTCTCTGGAAAATGTGCTGCTCGACGTTCGAGAGCTGGGGAAAGGCATGGACCTGATCAGGAGAGAGTGCAGCCTCCATGACCACTCAGTCCTGAAAGGCTTCCTCCAGTCCAGCGATGCACAGCTGGAAAAGCTGCAGAAGGACGCCAAGACAGCAGAG GAAGCCTTCAACAATGTGGTGAACTACTTCGGAGAGAGTGCCAAGACGACTCCGCCCTCAGTTTTCTTCCCCGTGTTTGTGCGCTTCATCAAAGCCTACAAG GATGCAGTGGAAGACAACgaacagaggaagaagcaggAGCAGGCGATGAGAGAGAAGTTGCTCGCTGAGGAGGCTAAACAGCATGACCCCAAG GTCCAGGCCCAGAAGAAGAGGCATCAGCAACAGGAGCTGATCGCAGAGCTGCGCAAGCGGCAAGCCAAAGACCACCGGCCCGTGTACGAGGGGAAGGACGGCACTATTGAGGACATAATCACAG tACTGAAGAGCGTGCCCTTCACAGCCCGCACTGCTAAACGCGGCTCACGGTTCTTCTGTGAAGCCAACCTCTGTGACGACGCCAACTGCTAG